Within Dreissena polymorpha isolate Duluth1 chromosome 13, UMN_Dpol_1.0, whole genome shotgun sequence, the genomic segment CAGCCACACGTCATATGAACACAGCTCCAGTGTGTTGGAATTTCAAAACTGTATGGCAGACGTTCTGAGGAGTGATTTTCTCCAGAAAATACAGACATCATGCAAGTACAGTATCATGATCGATGAGAGAACAGACATTTCAGTGAAGCAAAATTTAGAGACCTATGTTAGACTTTTGGAAACTGATGAGTTTGGAATGGCTTTGCCACATACTTACTTTTTAGGTGTGGCTGAACTTCAAAGAGCAAATGCAGAGAGCATATAtgagaatgtagttaatttgcttggtagaaatggaattgacattcaacatctctcagaaattttagtaaaattgaaaacttggagAACTTGTTGATTTTGTCCATAGACAGCCCACCAATGGAAAAGTTTGATTTCAAACGTGCTTTCAAGATTTGGGCTGGATTGAAGTTGAGGCggattatggccttctgctaaaatgtatgttcatgaTATCATGTactcatgtaatgtaaatttatcatgtgcttattttatgaacatgtgcttgagttatgatgtgtgtttatctataaatgttttgttgtactgttgttttttgtgttatgcacacatgatgtggattatggccttctgctaaaatgtatgttcaggatatcatgtgctcatgtaatgtaaatttatcatatgcttattttatgaacatgtgcttgagttatgatgtatgtacttctataaatggtttgttgtaaactgtttatttttgttatgcacacatgatgattatagtaataaacatctTCTATAGAACAAAAGTTATGTCAATTTCTCTGTAATAACATAAAGCGAAGGTGCTGTGATTTAACGCATTTACTATGTAGTAATAAGTACCAATATTTTccaataaattgacaaaatttccatgacaaaaattgtcataacttctctTCCGGTGGggatattttaacaattcaaactgTTCTGGAAAGCTTTTTGGAATATCTATCTAAATTTATACAACTAATGTATgacaaattttaaaatttaacaggGGTTGCTAGTaactcgtggagctgcacattttgagtggtgaaaggtcaaggtcaaatatatggcttcaaagcggcgcaatagggggcattgtgtttttgacaaactcatctcttgttaatcttgaaaaacaaacctagaggtcacagttttcatcacgtcttaatgacattttgtcagaatgtattaattaatgaaatctggtttgggattgtatatgggtctgatataATTTAAGTTGATGTGGCAAGGTTAGGTGAGTGAtttagggccatcttggccctcttgttttaatgtcAGATTTTGTAATCCCTCCAGTTGTAAACAATATGATAGGAAGTAATAGTAATGGCAAAATTAAGGGAATACTTGaatatttgatataatgtttcCCATAGTTGATACACATCTTAATTActataaaatgtgtattattattacaattaataatttgtcataagtaaaaagtagtttttatttaacttaaagaCAGTGTTTCTCCAAAATACAGTAATATTAATGGTTCATGTCAAGTCATACTTTGATATTGAATTAAGTGCTCGTTTTTTTAATACACAATAACACACAACAACGATGAAAGTAGTAAACCTCCACTATTAATTGGGAATTAAAACTAATTATTTCATACGTGTGAAAACACTACCAAATAAACAATATTCTACAGATGCCTGATGACAAATTTTAGACATTATAGCTTtgacattttgctaaaattgatGACTGAATAAATCTTAGTGTTTCTTGATTAAAATATGTGGCATATAACTTTCTTAAGTATAAGTGCCATTCAAACAGGTCTTGcagattattaataataaaattgcaCACATTGTAAATGCAAATATGAGTACGTACCTTAATGGAAATTatctacataaataaaaaaagagttATCTAGGCACAAACTTGTAAACCTCATTAAATTTTGCacacatatttgaatatttgattgAATGGAAATGTCGATATTCAAATACTGTTTTGGTGATTGATGCCATGCTTATTGAAGGACAAGATGAATGTGAACTTGAATAAGTAAGCATTTATTTATTCTGTAAAAGTGAAAGATGTGAACTTGAGCTCTAAGACAGCGTTTATTTATTCTGTGAAACACAGCAAAAGGTACAGGCACATAtgacataaatacatgtaaaattgttatcaaccaaaataaaaaaataaaaataaaatcaaggatgaaaaaaatcaatacaatgcATAATTGTTAATCTATGTAACGCTAAATACTTTTTATAACACAACACAAAGTTACAGTTATtcataatgaaatgaaaatataaaacccACTCTTCTAAACTATAACCTGCAGTTCTTTTTTCTTTACACAACAATTACACAATAATAACATAAAGCATCACCAATCACCACAAGTAAATCATGTAAGTACATGTGAGTCATTTTCAAGATATAGATCAAGATTACAACAATGCACTGATTATATACAATTCAAATGAAACACAAATCATCACAGTAAATTCCAGTTGATTCTGTGCAACAGGTGATAGcaagtttttgacgatgctgcgaagcagctcgtctaagttatcataccatgaaaaaaatctgcacaatggcgacctatgtaaaagaccgagccagtccgattgagattattagctcgatttttctaatcagcatacctcgctgattatcattgatgaaGGTTAagaaagctcagctataaataggacagcatattctgggaaagagatttaataatagtttgaaaaattaattttaaatcagttatattcaatccattatatgtttatagatcaatgaaacaactatgaaTTTTCTGTATTGCATTTGACAtgtgtcgtgattcagtaaataaattgctaatgaaaatgtgtataattaacgtttaacgcgatcatgatcgtaaagaaaacgaattattttgaaCCTGCAGTTTGTAAACGTTAAAGCAAGTATGGTATATAATAGCCGTGCAACATCTATGCGTGCtatctcattttgcatatttaatcaacttttcaaacagaaattacagagccacatcatgcagtgcacacactatgtttgataattcattcgtttgttggatattgttttctgttttaaacacatattaggtcatatcgcggagatttagttaaccttaccacgTGTTCATGCGCGAACTCATGTATTCAActcgtattcgactatgtgctcatacctactttcgggaatcatcatgaaattattgccgtacttaacgagcaaacatgcctaagcttattgaattagagaaaaaacaatcaaaagaaaaaaaattaaatgttcatgcacatgggcatgtgaaaacacgtccgtacacataacatcattatcTTAGGagaggaaacaacgaaatataaagtttggtatgatatacatgtgtaattaaagagcatggtgtaattaaagagcatgtcaagttttgaatatatctgctacgtaacgtaatgttataacccacaaacgttttactgtaacagaatttttttttaagataagaggtacattataaaatacacgttgaatatctttttaaagatatttcttattatatttgatcgagaatgttaCACCCGCCTCCCAGtatcgctgaatggatcaagttccccatgGGTACTTATTtgttggtacccaatttttttctaacccaattttttttcctacccacattttttttcgtacccaattttttttcctacccaaatttttttttggcataatttttgtacccaaaatattcatacccatttttttttcctacccaaaattttcgtacccacatacacaattgtggtgatgtagataaacttaaattgacgcttttatatccatcctcttcaaaagcatagtcacaccagtactgtcagtactttgattaaattGTGTGGCAACGTAATAGATCATTCAGCAACAATTATGCAATTGAATGttttactttaaaggggccttttcacagattttggcattttttaacttattcattaaatgctttatatcgataaatgtaaacattggatcgtaaaagctccagtaaaaaatcaagaataaaattaaaaaaaggaaaagaacattgcccagaccaggtttcgaaccagtgacccctggagtcctgccagagtcctgaagtaaaaacgcttaagcctactgagctattccgccgagtacatagaagtattttataccttatataagcaatcttcgtagtttcacaaaatttaacaacaaaaacagaactctccaaattattcaatcgtttcgcgttgcaacgctttataatttttaggttttaaaatcgtcaaaagatgcatataatggctatattagacgatggtaaatgttcagatataattactgtttcctcacaaatatcataactaaaacgaaaatttgcgaatctgaaacaacttttttcaattttgtcaatttaccaaagcgtgaaaagatccctttaaagagaTCAATGATGTCAAGAAATTtattgtgtatttactttttcaaacatattcatgatCTCAAATTATACCATGCATCATAATAAATCATCCAGGCACATTATGTGATGAAACGTAACACTGAATACGACTTTGGTGTTGCCAAGAATACATGTTGAAAGtacattttcaaaaaagttgTTAATAAAACTTGCGAAACAACATGTATATTTCTTTCATAAAACTTGCGaaacaacatatatatttctttaaacacCAGAAATGTGTTGCCTGTCAATTGTGCCACCATGATTGAGCTGTACTAAGATTGGATCAGGCTGAACATACAATATCAAGTCCATCCCTCCAAGAATTTATGTTGAAAGTATTGTTTCAAAATGTTTTAACAGAAACttgtgaaacaaaactattttactttaaacaCCAGGATTTTGTTGCTAAGATGATGTGTCACAATGATGGATGCTGTGCTCCTATTGTAGCAGACTGACTGTGGGTAATTAAGTCCATCCCTCTCGGTAGCAAGAGTTGCCAGCTTCTTTTTGCCTTCCCCATCCAGCTGTAGAATAGTGTTGGATGACGCTGCACAGACCAGAACCTGTCCCAGATCAGTAACATGGATACCACATGGGCAGTGCAGGTCTGGGTCTGTGAACATGTGGAGGACTGAGCCATCTGTGGCCAGGGTGAGGACCTTGTGATGCTTTACATTGGTGATAAATATCTTGTCACCTGAAGGATTCACTGCACACTTATAAACTGTAAAAGAGTGTGAAGAAAAATTGGTTATTCTTTCCAGAATCTTTACATTTATTAAGACAGTAGCTGTCACATCTTATTCACACCACctatttgttttaattgatagAGTATGATTTTCATACAATGAAACATGTATCACTTCATTAATTTGTTATGCTGAAAACCCATGATATACACATTAATAACGTTTTCTCAGTAAGAACATTTACTCACTGACATTGTAACAGCTTGCTTACATGATTTTTATTATGTAACTAATTTAAAATTGTATCTTACACCAATACCAACTTCTACACCGTAAAAAACTTTGCAAAGGCAGGAAATTATTGTATGAGGAGTTTTCATGTACTCATTGTGAAATTTTTGGAACAATTATTTGCAAACCTACTTATCTGGAATGAGCACagataaaaatgaaattaaaatattgacttttgtgtaaatatgaataaaacataataaatgatTTATACTCCTTATAGTAATTTCAAATGATACCCAGATATGCACAATAATATTACCTGTTCGCCAAGCTGATGTATCTTCATATAACTTATTTGACAGGTCTCCACTCATTGAATACTTGAAAAGTGCAGTGCCAGAAGTGAGATACAGGTGTTGCAGATAATAAGCAATACCCGAACAGTCATGTTGACACGTAAACTTTGTGCCATTAACCAGCTGCCCACCATTTACAGAGAAAAACTGTACCCCATTTGTCACATTCAGCCCCACAGCAACAGCTACTTCATTTGGTGTGATTTGACAAATGTCCCTTGGAAAAGAACTTAAATCACTATGTCCCACGACCTGGTATTGATCATCTAGTAGATAAAGtcttttatattcgatatctgcAACAAGAATCTGATCATCAGAGAGAGCACAAATGGCAGGGATACCCATGCCATCACTTGGTATGCTCACATCATACTCTGACTTTCCTTCTACACTGAATACCTGGTCTGGGTCACCTTGCACTGATACTTCAGCAAGAATTATTCTGAAAAAGGAAAACtatacttaaatatttgaatGCGGTTTTATTGTCCATTAtgctaaaataatattttaaatgtactttCCGAAGTTTCATCTGTGTTCAAAGAATCACTTTTCAATTAATAGTCGTATGCTGCGTTAACAGTATGTTCCCGGCAGCCACAGCAGTCCCGTTTGTCCAAAACGTATCGCCCCGTGTGACTGTtgcaattttttacctttaatccAAGGTTTGCTAGGTTGTGCTAAGTTTTCTTACGGTTTGTCAAGGTATCCGTGACGTGCCGTCGAAACGAAAACGTGGCCCTTAGACAGTCATCCACAGTCTGCCACGGATGTATTAATGTTGCTTCAAGGTAAGATGCGTTAAGTTCCCACACGTTGTTTGCGTTTGTCATGCAGGTCTGATACGTTGTACACGTTTATCATTCATTTGTCACGTTCTGGCAAGGTACCGTGCGGATCAAACGGGACATCAGAGAGGTTTTGGCACGATTGTGCTCCCGTTATAAAGAAAAACTCTCaagcaacagtatttattataacaaaataattccagtgaGATGGATGCTTATTTGCAgcattaataaaatctttgcgttgtTAAGAGCTGAAAGAAGCACAAATGTCGGGAAAAGACGAAGAAGGAGGCCAAGGTCCTTATGGTATTGTCCATGGTTATCAGAAGCTAGAAGACAGCAGCAAtggcactttgatgcatttcttaCCAGGGAACTCCGCAACGAAGATATCAACACCTTTCAGAATTCTCTGAGGATGCCCCCAGAACTATTCGACGAGATGCTTGAAAGGATATCTCAAGTCATCTCAAGATGAGATATGAAGTTTCTCTCTGCCCTTAAACCAGGATTAACACTGGCACTGACTCTGAGGCATTTGGCTACAGGGGATATTACTCATCACTCTCCTATGCGTTTCATCTTTGTGGCCTGCTCCATCCAGAGTCTTTCTTTGGCCGCAGCGTCTTTATAACCTGTCAGCCTCTTTTAGTAGATATTGGATTTTGCTGGAGGAAGTCAAATATCAGCTCTTTTTTCTTCTTCAGTAAAACTTGTTATGACTTTGGGTTTTTTCTCTTCCTAGCACAAGCACCTCCTTTTGCTTCTTCTTCCTCATTTGTAAGGGGCGGATCAACAGGAGCAATGGGTTCTTCTTGATTGTGCGGTGGTAAGCATGGACTTTCAGGCTGCTCCTCAACTTAAGCCTCCTTTGCAGCGCGGGGAGCCTTTGTTTGGCGCTTTCTTGGTGGCATTATACTGATCAAGTTTTCAGACTGAAATGAAAGTTTTCTGAATAGGACGGCTTTTATATACTCATCTTTAGACCACGCGAATCGTGTCAGACCGTACAGCAACTCAACTGGCCGTTACCATACCTGCCTGCAAAGCCCAACACACCGTAATGGGTCGGAATAAACACGTAGCAAACGACTGTCAATTATCCTAGCTTGCCGTGGTAATCTTGACAAAATGTAACAAAACTTGATAGAAACTTAACATGTCGGGGAATGAATAGGATTCCCATCAGAGTACAGACCCTTTTTGGGTTCTGTTACGGCCTGCTAGGTACTGTCAAGTTTTGATGCGTTTAAATTGCAGTGGTCGCCGGGAACATAGTGTAAACGCAGCATTAGAGACATAACTTCAATGTTTTTTATACTGATGCAGCTgttgaatgttaatttttttactttatagACACAATCAATTCCTTCATTATACTtgtattcacattttaaacttaaattcaTAACCTAGATTCATGCCGGCATCAAGTTGGCATATGGTCAATACTGCTTGAAATAGTTTAGCAAGCTGAACCATGCTCATGTTTGACCTTTGGCCTTAATATATATAGTGGGACTTTTGCCTTTTTAACTTGGTGTGAAAAGGCTCTCCCTACAGTTAACAATATTTGtacattattttgaaatttagaGCAAAATGTAACCTTTGACTGTTATGCACTGTGTAACCTTAACCATTGAGATAGGGAGGCAGTCATTACCAATACACACAGACTCAATTAATAATATTAGGAACATTTGTGGTAAGAAATTAAAACACTTGAAGCTCTTATATGTTATAATTTAACCTAAAAGTTAGATCTTGACCTTTGATGTAGTGAGACGCATATTACACGCCGCATGCCATCTttttcacaggtggttagcgtgtggctatgatattaattagtgaaaacatcattttcaatgataaataatcataacaaaaaatcaactgatctgaaaaaaaatgtcactatcaaatatataaaaaacaaggtattcacccgaaaacagggtgcatcgctttgaacagccattacttaatCAATT encodes:
- the LOC127855183 gene encoding uncharacterized protein LOC127855183, which codes for MATFSRSTVEKVIVIDFYCASCQKQGQWAEFYCKKCLKFYCVKCVIKHGKKFKRHVTYGTEDKKMWPVPEKELQDLHEDKHIEGFCYIRIILAEVSVQGDPDQVFSVEGKSEYDVSIPSDGMGIPAICALSDDQILVADIEYKRLYLLDDQYQVVGHSDLSSFPRDICQITPNEVAVAVGLNVTNGVQFFSVNGGQLVNGTKFTCQHDCSGIAYYLQHLYLTSGTALFKYSMSGDLSNKLYEDTSAWRTVYKCAVNPSGDKIFITNVKHHKVLTLATDGSVLHMFTDPDLHCPCGIHVTDLGQVLVCAASSNTILQLDGEGKKKLATLATERDGLNYPQSVCYNRSTASIIVTHHLSNKILVFKVK